A part of Aquaspirillum sp. LM1 genomic DNA contains:
- the fliR gene encoding flagellar biosynthetic protein FliR: MIPAALNLSDAEISAMLSAFLWPLFRILGFFIAEPVFSSRSIPRQAKIIMGIALTVMIAPLLPPMPVVPVISGTGLLIIVHQLLIGLAMGYVMRLMLTAVEMAGFFASSQMGLGFAMFFDPQHSGQVPTLSRLLSLLTLLLLLAMNGHHLMLSTLINSFKVFPISTEGLPAISFRLLAEWGHEVFALGLLLSMPVMAAMLIANIAMGVMTRAAPQFNVFTFGFPLTITIGFVVLYFSMPYFIEAVKMLYEHGTSLILTLLKAQPS, encoded by the coding sequence GTGATTCCCGCCGCCCTGAATCTGTCTGATGCCGAAATCTCCGCCATGCTCAGTGCGTTTTTGTGGCCGTTGTTTCGCATTCTTGGCTTTTTTATCGCCGAACCGGTATTCAGCTCGCGCAGCATTCCACGTCAGGCCAAAATCATCATGGGCATTGCACTCACCGTGATGATCGCCCCACTCTTGCCACCGATGCCGGTGGTACCAGTCATTTCTGGCACCGGCCTGCTCATCATTGTGCATCAGCTGCTGATTGGTCTGGCCATGGGCTATGTGATGCGGCTGATGCTGACCGCAGTGGAAATGGCCGGCTTTTTTGCCAGCTCGCAAATGGGTTTGGGCTTTGCCATGTTTTTCGACCCGCAGCACTCCGGCCAGGTGCCCACCCTGTCGCGTTTGCTGTCTTTGCTCACCTTGCTGCTCCTGCTGGCAATGAACGGCCACCATCTGATGCTGTCCACCCTGATCAACAGCTTCAAGGTATTCCCCATCAGCACCGAAGGCCTGCCGGCCATCAGCTTTCGCCTGCTGGCCGAGTGGGGCCATGAAGTGTTTGCCTTGGGCCTGCTGTTGTCGATGCCGGTGATGGCAGCGATGCTGATTGCCAACATAGCCATGGGGGTGATGACCCGTGCCGCCCCACAGTTCAACGTGTTTACCTTTGGTTTTCCACTGACCATCACCATCGGCTTTGTGGTGTTGTACTTTTCCATGCCCTATTTTATTGAAGCCGTGAAGATGCTCTACGAACACGGCACCAGCCTGATTCTCACCCTGCTCAAGGCACAGCCCAGCTGA
- a CDS encoding YebC/PmpR family DNA-binding transcriptional regulator, translating to MAGHSKWANIKHKKAATDAKRGKIFTRVIKEITVAAKMGGADITSNPRLRLAVDKGFDANMPKDTIQRAIDRGAGNLEGVNYEECRYEGYGIGGAAVMVDCLTDNKTRTVADVRHAFSKFGGNMGSDGCVAFQFKHCGQLLFAPGTDEDALMEAALEAGADDVLSHDDGSFEVITPPYEFSDIRATLEKAGFKAEMSEVTMKPLNDTELSGDDALRMQKLLDALESLDDVQDVFTSAVMDE from the coding sequence ATGGCTGGACACAGCAAATGGGCCAATATCAAGCATAAAAAAGCCGCGACGGACGCCAAGCGCGGCAAGATCTTCACCCGGGTGATCAAGGAAATCACCGTCGCTGCCAAAATGGGCGGTGCCGACATCACCTCCAACCCGCGTCTGCGCCTGGCCGTAGACAAGGGCTTTGACGCCAACATGCCCAAGGACACCATCCAGCGCGCCATCGACCGTGGTGCCGGCAACCTGGAAGGCGTCAACTACGAAGAATGCCGCTACGAAGGTTACGGCATTGGTGGCGCAGCGGTGATGGTGGATTGCCTGACCGACAACAAAACCCGCACCGTAGCCGACGTGCGCCATGCGTTTTCCAAGTTTGGCGGCAATATGGGCAGTGACGGCTGTGTGGCCTTCCAGTTCAAGCATTGCGGCCAGCTGCTGTTTGCTCCGGGCACCGACGAAGACGCGTTGATGGAAGCCGCGCTGGAAGCGGGGGCCGACGATGTGCTCAGCCACGACGACGGTTCATTTGAAGTCATCACCCCACCGTATGAGTTTTCTGACATCCGCGCCACCCTGGAAAAAGCCGGCTTCAAGGCCGAAATGTCCGAAGTGACGATGAAACCGCTCAACGACACCGAATTGAGTGGCGACGATGCCCTGCGCATGCAAAAACTGCTCGACGCGCTGGAAAGCCTGGATGATGTTCAGGACGTGTTTACCTCAGCAGTGATGGACGAGTAA
- the pepP gene encoding Xaa-Pro aminopeptidase, with translation MSTAPYLQRRQRLMAQLGSGIVILPTARHAVRNADTHYPYRPDSSFYYLTGFDEPDAVLVLLPASSQSILFCRSKDLEREIWDGYRHGPDGARAQFGFDQAYPLSELDLRLPGWLANQPCVHYSLGRDADWDRRVLGWIDAVRGQLRTGVSVPPCISDVALPVAEMRLFKDAHDLNRLREAGQISAAAHVRAMQATRPGRMEYEIEAELLHTFVSHGARSPAYESIVAGGANACVLHYVSNRDRLRDGDLLLIDAGCELDGYAGDITRTFPVNGRFSGEQRAVYDIVLAAQLAAIDAIQPGVPWNTPADAALAVLVQGLIDLGLLSGSVAGNIESEAYRQFYMHRIGHWLGLDVHDVGLYKLDGQWRSLMPGMVTTVEPGLYIRPAANVPERFAGIGIRIEDDVLVTDTGPEVLTADAPKHPDAIEALMASAQTGAHA, from the coding sequence ATGTCCACAGCCCCTTATCTGCAACGCCGCCAGCGCCTGATGGCGCAACTGGGCAGCGGCATCGTGATTTTGCCCACCGCCCGCCACGCCGTGCGCAATGCCGACACCCACTACCCGTATCGCCCCGACAGCAGCTTTTACTATCTCACCGGTTTTGACGAACCCGACGCCGTACTGGTGCTGCTGCCCGCCAGCAGCCAATCCATCCTGTTTTGCCGCAGCAAGGATCTGGAGCGGGAAATCTGGGACGGCTACCGCCATGGCCCGGATGGTGCGCGCGCGCAGTTTGGCTTTGACCAGGCCTACCCGCTGTCCGAACTCGATCTGCGTCTGCCCGGCTGGCTGGCCAACCAGCCCTGCGTCCATTACAGCCTGGGCCGCGATGCCGACTGGGACCGTCGCGTGCTGGGCTGGATTGACGCCGTGCGCGGCCAGCTGCGCACCGGCGTGTCGGTGCCGCCCTGCATCAGCGATGTGGCCTTGCCGGTTGCCGAAATGCGCCTGTTCAAGGATGCCCACGACCTGAACCGGCTGCGTGAGGCCGGGCAGATTTCCGCCGCCGCCCATGTGCGTGCCATGCAGGCCACCCGGCCAGGGCGGATGGAATACGAAATCGAAGCCGAACTGCTGCACACCTTTGTCAGCCACGGTGCGCGCAGCCCGGCGTATGAAAGCATCGTGGCCGGTGGAGCCAACGCCTGTGTGCTGCATTACGTCAGCAACCGCGACCGCCTGCGCGACGGCGACCTGCTGCTGATTGATGCCGGTTGCGAGCTGGACGGCTACGCTGGCGACATCACCCGCACTTTTCCGGTGAATGGCCGCTTCAGCGGCGAACAGCGCGCCGTGTACGATATCGTGCTGGCCGCACAGCTGGCGGCAATTGATGCCATTCAGCCAGGCGTGCCGTGGAATACCCCGGCAGACGCGGCACTGGCCGTGCTGGTACAGGGGCTGATCGACCTTGGCCTGCTCAGCGGCAGCGTGGCCGGCAATATCGAATCCGAAGCCTACCGGCAGTTTTACATGCACCGCATTGGCCACTGGCTGGGGCTGGATGTCCACGACGTGGGCCTGTACAAGCTGGATGGCCAGTGGCGCAGCCTGATGCCCGGCATGGTCACCACCGTCGAGCCTGGCCTGTACATCCGCCCGGCGGCCAATGTGCCGGAGCGCTTTGCCGGCATTGGCATTCGCATTGAAGACGATGTCCTGGTCACCGATACGGGACCGGAAGTGCTGACCGCTGACGCCCCCAAACACCCCGACGCCATCGAAGCGCTGATGGCCAGCGCCCAGACAGGAGCCCACGCATGA
- a CDS encoding FAD-dependent monooxygenase encodes MTAHLPEHSELTVVGGGPVGATVALLAAQAGRQVTLLEARPSGSGRRDDPRVLALSHTSQQALLAAGAWPDSLPATPIDTVHISQQGSFGRTLIQRDDLRLPHLGYTVGYHDLNVALDQALAQSSVQRVDAATVTGLSSLSAYARVQFQHDGQRHALTTRLVVLAEGGALAAGLPGMRRHEHDYQQSAVIARVETALPHQGMAFERFATDGPLALLPYGNALMLVWTRDSATAESLKTLDDTAFCTALQGAIGDRLGAITAVSPRATVPLKLKFALNTVSGRVALVGNAAQTMHPVAAQGLNLGLRDALGLVQALGEGGDVGDARKLAEFARLRRIDRRSVTGFTHSLIQLFDRHDPVINTVRGLSLSLLDSIGPLRRAFAGHLVFGVGV; translated from the coding sequence ATGACTGCCCATCTGCCCGAACACAGCGAACTGACCGTGGTGGGCGGCGGGCCGGTGGGGGCCACCGTGGCCTTGCTGGCCGCCCAGGCGGGCCGCCAGGTTACCCTGCTGGAAGCCCGGCCCAGCGGATCGGGCCGGCGTGACGACCCCAGGGTGCTGGCGCTGTCGCACACCAGCCAGCAGGCGCTGCTGGCCGCTGGGGCCTGGCCGGACAGCCTGCCCGCCACGCCAATCGACACCGTGCATATCAGCCAGCAAGGCAGCTTTGGCCGCACGCTGATTCAGCGTGACGACCTCCGGCTGCCGCACCTGGGCTACACCGTGGGCTACCACGACCTGAACGTGGCGCTGGACCAGGCGCTGGCGCAGTCGTCGGTGCAGCGGGTGGATGCCGCCACGGTCACCGGCCTGAGCTCGCTGTCGGCCTATGCCCGCGTGCAGTTTCAGCACGATGGCCAGCGCCATGCGCTGACCACCCGGCTGGTGGTGCTGGCCGAAGGTGGCGCGCTGGCAGCCGGCCTGCCCGGCATGCGCCGCCACGAACATGACTATCAGCAATCGGCGGTGATTGCCCGGGTGGAAACCGCCCTGCCGCATCAGGGCATGGCCTTTGAGCGGTTTGCCACCGATGGCCCGCTGGCGCTGCTGCCCTATGGCAATGCACTGATGCTGGTGTGGACACGCGACAGCGCCACTGCCGAAAGCCTGAAAACCCTGGACGACACCGCCTTCTGCACGGCATTGCAAGGCGCAATTGGCGACCGGCTGGGGGCCATCACCGCTGTCAGCCCACGCGCCACCGTGCCGCTGAAACTGAAGTTTGCCCTGAATACCGTCAGTGGCCGGGTGGCGCTGGTGGGCAATGCCGCGCAAACCATGCACCCGGTGGCTGCCCAGGGCTTGAACCTGGGCCTGCGCGATGCGCTGGGGCTGGTTCAAGCCCTGGGTGAGGGCGGCGATGTGGGCGATGCGCGCAAGCTGGCCGAATTTGCCCGCCTGCGCCGCATTGACCGCCGTTCGGTCACCGGCTTCACCCATAGCCTGATCCAGCTGTTTGACCGTCACGACCCGGTGATCAACACCGTGCGCGGCCTGAGCTTGTCGCTGCTGGACAGCATTGGCCCGCTGCGTCGGGCGTTTGCCGGACACCTGGTGTTTGGCGTGGGCGTGTAA
- a CDS encoding UbiH/UbiF family hydroxylase → MNCECFDVLVVGGGLVGASLALALSRHGRRVGLIEGQQPPRDGLADTNDWDPRVYAVSPANRAFLDSLNAWPDMSRIGTVSAMDVRGDGNGRIAFSAADAGQPALAWIAENRWMLATLWQQLAQSNACCITGVRPLSVSHHPRHVSLSLDDGRTLNTRLLVGADGANSWIRQQTSIHVAVSPYGHSGVVANFVAEHDHGNIARQWFLGDGILAWLPLPERRISIVWSTATPDALTRLSADELCATVAKAGGQALGQLHCLTPAQAFPLRLMRPDSVIAPRIALVGDAAHTVHPLAGQGVNLGFGDAQALAALLASHTGDAGDLLLLRRYQRMRREAVNTMQLTCDGLFKLFHTRDPLLGWLRNTGLSLTQHLPLVKRQLARQAIGF, encoded by the coding sequence ATGAACTGCGAGTGTTTTGACGTACTGGTTGTGGGTGGCGGACTGGTGGGGGCCAGCCTGGCGCTGGCACTGAGTCGCCACGGGCGTCGGGTGGGATTGATTGAAGGCCAGCAGCCACCGCGTGACGGGCTGGCCGACACCAATGACTGGGACCCGCGCGTCTACGCCGTCAGCCCGGCCAACCGGGCGTTTCTTGACAGCCTGAACGCCTGGCCGGACATGTCCCGGATTGGCACCGTCAGTGCCATGGATGTGCGTGGCGACGGTAATGGGCGAATTGCTTTTTCTGCTGCCGACGCCGGCCAGCCTGCGCTGGCCTGGATTGCCGAAAACCGCTGGATGCTGGCCACGCTGTGGCAGCAACTGGCGCAGAGCAACGCCTGTTGCATCACCGGCGTGCGCCCGCTCAGCGTCAGCCATCATCCACGCCATGTCAGCCTGAGCCTGGACGATGGCCGCACACTGAACACCCGGCTGCTGGTGGGCGCGGATGGGGCCAACTCGTGGATTCGCCAGCAAACCAGCATTCATGTTGCCGTCTCGCCCTATGGCCATAGCGGCGTGGTGGCCAACTTTGTCGCCGAGCACGACCACGGCAATATTGCCCGGCAATGGTTTCTGGGCGATGGCATTCTGGCCTGGCTGCCGTTGCCGGAACGGCGCATTTCCATTGTCTGGTCTACCGCCACCCCGGACGCGCTGACCCGGCTGAGCGCGGATGAACTGTGCGCTACCGTCGCCAAGGCTGGCGGCCAGGCGCTGGGCCAGCTGCACTGCCTGACGCCAGCACAGGCGTTTCCGCTGCGGCTGATGCGTCCGGACAGCGTGATCGCCCCACGCATTGCCCTGGTGGGTGACGCCGCACACACCGTCCACCCGCTGGCCGGCCAGGGCGTCAACCTCGGTTTTGGCGACGCCCAGGCACTGGCCGCCCTGCTGGCCAGCCATACCGGCGACGCCGGCGACCTGCTGCTGCTGCGCCGCTACCAGCGCATGCGCCGGGAAGCGGTGAACACCATGCAGCTGACCTGTGACGGGCTGTTCAAGCTGTTCCACACCCGCGACCCGCTGCTGGGCTGGCTGCGCAATACCGGCCTGTCACTGACCCAGCATCTGCCGCTGGTAAAACGGCAACTGGCCCGGCAAGCAATCGGGTTTTAG
- a CDS encoding DUF1003 domain-containing protein, which produces MEPSRPLSPPIPQRVTLPDPDHLRFHRRHAHLASPFGNDWFALKAEAFARFFGTPVFLISQTLIVLVWIGLNVAGITGFDVYPFILLNLAFSLQAAYAAPLILLAQTRQAERDKVHAEADALHRENLAADHARQLADAARHAEQMLLLLQQNTQLTELNKQLSERIEKLTVELHQKFLAVPATPPAP; this is translated from the coding sequence ATGGAACCTTCCCGCCCGCTTTCCCCTCCCATTCCCCAGCGCGTCACCCTGCCCGACCCTGACCATTTGCGCTTTCACCGTCGCCATGCGCATCTGGCATCACCATTTGGCAATGACTGGTTTGCACTGAAGGCCGAGGCGTTTGCCCGGTTTTTTGGCACGCCGGTGTTTTTGATCTCGCAAACGTTGATCGTGCTGGTATGGATTGGCCTGAATGTGGCGGGAATCACCGGCTTTGACGTTTACCCGTTCATTTTGCTCAATCTGGCGTTCAGCCTGCAGGCGGCGTATGCGGCGCCGCTGATTCTGCTGGCACAAACCCGGCAGGCGGAGCGCGACAAGGTGCATGCCGAGGCCGATGCGCTGCATCGGGAAAACCTGGCTGCCGACCATGCCCGGCAGCTGGCCGACGCCGCCCGGCATGCGGAGCAGATGCTGTTGCTGTTGCAGCAGAACACCCAGCTGACCGAGCTGAACAAGCAGCTGTCCGAGCGGATTGAAAAACTGACGGTGGAGCTGCACCAGAAATTTCTGGCGGTCCCGGCTACGCCACCCGCGCCGTAA
- a CDS encoding IS481 family transposase: MSSFNQNVIRHKIGLLNLAAELGNVSKACKVMGLSRDTFYRYQNAVAEGGVEALFDSNRRKPNPKNRVAEATETAVLAYAIEQPAHGQVRASNELRQRGIFVSPSGVRSIWLRNSLASFKQRLAALEKQAAEQGILLTDAQVAALERKQDDDLAHGEIETAHPGYLGSQDTFYVGTIKGVGRIYQQTFVDTYSKVAMAKLYTTKTPITAADLLNDRVLPFFDEHGMGIIRMLTDRGTEYCGKPETHDYQLYLALNDIEHTKTKARHPQTNGICERFHKTILQEFYQVAFRRKLYLSLDELQADLDAWMAYYNNERTHQGKMCCGRTPVQTLIAGKEAWSEKVTSLNLI; this comes from the coding sequence ATGAGCAGTTTCAACCAGAATGTCATTCGTCACAAGATCGGCCTGCTGAATCTGGCCGCCGAATTGGGCAACGTCTCAAAAGCTTGCAAGGTGATGGGCCTGTCCCGTGACACCTTCTACCGTTACCAGAATGCCGTTGCCGAAGGCGGTGTCGAAGCACTGTTCGACAGCAACCGGCGTAAACCGAACCCAAAGAATCGGGTGGCAGAAGCCACAGAAACGGCTGTTCTCGCCTACGCCATTGAGCAACCTGCCCACGGTCAGGTCAGAGCCAGCAACGAACTTCGCCAGCGAGGCATCTTCGTTTCACCGTCTGGCGTTCGTTCCATCTGGTTGCGCAATAGTCTGGCTTCGTTCAAGCAGCGCCTGGCCGCGCTGGAGAAACAGGCCGCCGAACAAGGCATCCTGCTGACTGATGCCCAGGTGGCGGCGCTGGAGCGTAAGCAGGATGATGATCTGGCCCATGGCGAAATCGAAACCGCCCATCCCGGCTACCTCGGGTCGCAGGACACCTTCTACGTCGGCACGATCAAAGGTGTTGGACGGATTTATCAGCAGACTTTCGTCGATACCTACAGCAAGGTCGCCATGGCCAAGCTCTACACGACCAAGACGCCAATTACCGCCGCTGATCTGTTGAATGACCGGGTGTTGCCGTTCTTTGACGAACACGGCATGGGCATCATCCGCATGCTGACCGATCGCGGCACAGAGTATTGCGGCAAGCCGGAAACCCATGATTACCAGCTTTATCTGGCCCTGAACGACATTGAGCACACCAAGACCAAGGCGAGGCATCCACAGACGAACGGCATCTGCGAGCGCTTCCACAAAACGATCTTGCAGGAGTTTTATCAGGTGGCGTTCCGGCGCAAGCTGTACCTGTCGCTGGACGAGTTACAGGCTGATCTTGATGCCTGGATGGCCTATTACAACAATGAGCGAACTCATCAGGGTAAGATGTGCTGCGGACGCACGCCTGTGCAAACCCTGATTGCAGGGAAGGAGGCGTGGAGTGAGAAAGTCACCAGCTTGAATTTGATCTGA
- a CDS encoding COR domain-containing protein has translation MRVVRLGHCPNLVNLTALKQLPALQSLDLGGCEALSDLSPLASLTALQSLDLSECEALSDLSPLASLPALQSLDLSWCDALSDLSPLTSLTALQSLGLRECQALSDLPPLTSLTALQSLDLSRCDALSNLSPLALLPALQSLDLSECDALNNLSPLALLPALQSLDLSWCQALSALSPLASLPTLQSLDLRGCRGLSDLSPLASLITLQSLDLSWCQALSDLSPLLQLPALKTLHLSDSISLSCQPGSSILDTAVGLETLHCNNLLIAPNELASQQDHFYPENCLPRLKAWRADLDQGQADNHRIKLFVLGNGSAGKTQICRRLHGQAFDPSIPSTHGIDLDPLPLILASENSPAIMAHVWDFGGQDIYHGTHALFMDERALFVIVWNPEQETALPYAENGVAMRHRPLAYWLAMVRDVAGEDAAVVVVQSKCDQLQDSVPPPLPVDHGLRHLRYTECSARQVDGMDSVLAAIRRQARLLLERYGQVLLPASWVAVGDTLRTLCREHEQRTLPRVEFEALCRASHASAPPEVVLHYLHRSGEVFYRPGLFGDQLVLDQQWALNGVYAVLDRQRSLPLLRRQGGEFDRETLDELVWHGKYSLGEQALFISLMEQCGICFPVEYHSEQPDLTRYLAPDLLFERGEVQEQIDRVWRSAETHLEVWLDYRFLHDGVMKDLLCQIGQRAGRYAEYWRYGVCFFDQGMQATFWLEAQPDINPDQPGAGRLVWRAHVAQAENRARVQRWLEDLLNAIQRKAQGQPPVVTWRHQQAQELKQDKELVQDPIQRLQPGSQPDDKPTVYVSYGWGEENTALLAQLEAEFTGRGCQLIYDKKKTRTGDWISTFMREIGQSRHVLVVLDDKYLHSPYCMRELLYLYQSSLGDKAEFCRRIVPCRPESLLLSPVKHRLPYLRHWKAEAKL, from the coding sequence GTGAGAGTCGTTCGGCTTGGGCACTGTCCCAATTTGGTAAATTTAACAGCATTGAAACAGCTACCGGCTTTGCAGTCCTTGGATTTGGGCGGGTGTGAAGCGCTGAGCGACCTGTCGCCGCTGGCCTCCCTGACCGCCTTGCAGTCCCTAGATTTGAGCGAGTGCGAAGCGCTGAGCGACCTGTCGCCGCTGGCCTCGCTGCCCGCCTTGCAATCCTTGGATTTGAGCTGGTGCGACGCGCTGAGCGACCTGTCGCCGCTGACCTCTCTGACCGCCTTGCAATCCTTGGGTTTGCGCGAGTGTCAAGCGCTGAGCGACCTGCCGCCGCTAACCTCCCTGACCGCCTTGCAATCCTTGGATTTGAGCAGGTGCGACGCGCTAAGCAACCTGTCGCCGCTGGCCTTACTACCCGCCTTGCAATCCTTGGATTTGAGCGAGTGCGATGCGCTAAACAACCTGTCGCCGCTGGCCTTACTACCTGCCTTGCAATCCTTGGATTTGAGCTGGTGCCAAGCGCTGAGCGCCCTGTCACCGCTGGCCTCGCTGCCCACCTTGCAATCCTTAGATTTGAGAGGGTGCCGAGGGCTGAGCGACCTATCACCGCTGGCCTCGCTGATCACCTTGCAGTCCTTGGATTTGAGCTGGTGCCAAGCGCTGAGCGATCTGTCACCACTGCTCCAATTACCCGCCTTAAAAACATTGCACTTGTCGGATTCAATCTCCCTATCTTGCCAGCCTGGGAGCAGTATTTTAGACACGGCAGTAGGACTAGAAACGCTGCACTGCAATAATTTACTTATTGCACCAAATGAACTGGCATCACAGCAAGATCATTTTTACCCAGAAAATTGTCTCCCCCGCCTAAAAGCCTGGCGCGCCGACCTCGATCAAGGCCAGGCAGACAATCACCGCATCAAGTTATTCGTACTGGGCAACGGCTCCGCCGGCAAAACCCAAATCTGCCGTCGGCTGCATGGCCAGGCATTTGACCCCAGCATCCCCTCCACCCACGGCATCGACTTGGACCCGTTGCCCTTGATTCTCGCCAGTGAAAATAGCCCGGCCATCATGGCGCATGTCTGGGATTTTGGCGGCCAGGATATTTACCATGGCACCCATGCCCTGTTCATGGACGAGCGCGCGCTGTTTGTGATTGTGTGGAACCCGGAACAGGAAACCGCCCTGCCCTATGCCGAGAATGGCGTGGCCATGCGCCATCGGCCTTTGGCCTATTGGCTGGCCATGGTGCGCGACGTGGCGGGGGAGGATGCTGCGGTGGTGGTGGTGCAGTCCAAATGCGACCAGCTGCAAGACAGCGTGCCGCCGCCACTGCCGGTAGACCATGGCTTGCGCCATCTGCGCTACACCGAATGCAGCGCGCGGCAAGTGGACGGCATGGACAGCGTGTTGGCCGCGATTCGGCGCCAGGCGCGGCTGTTGCTGGAGCGCTACGGTCAGGTGCTGTTGCCGGCCAGCTGGGTGGCCGTTGGCGATACGCTGCGCACTCTTTGTCGTGAGCACGAACAGCGCACCTTGCCTCGCGTCGAGTTTGAGGCATTATGCCGCGCCAGCCATGCCAGCGCCCCACCCGAGGTGGTGCTGCATTATCTGCACCGCAGCGGTGAGGTATTTTACCGACCAGGTTTGTTTGGCGATCAGTTGGTTCTGGATCAGCAATGGGCGCTGAATGGCGTATATGCGGTGCTGGATCGTCAGCGTAGTCTGCCGCTATTGCGCCGCCAAGGCGGGGAGTTTGATCGGGAAACGCTGGATGAACTTGTTTGGCATGGTAAGTATTCGCTGGGTGAACAAGCCTTGTTTATTTCTCTGATGGAGCAGTGCGGCATCTGTTTTCCTGTGGAATACCATTCAGAACAGCCCGATTTGACTCGATATCTTGCCCCGGATTTATTGTTTGAACGCGGTGAAGTCCAAGAGCAGATTGATCGTGTGTGGCGTAGTGCAGAAACGCATCTGGAAGTCTGGCTGGATTACCGTTTTCTGCACGATGGGGTAATGAAAGACTTGCTGTGTCAAATTGGTCAGCGAGCAGGGAGATATGCGGAGTATTGGCGTTATGGCGTGTGCTTTTTTGACCAAGGCATGCAGGCCACTTTCTGGCTGGAAGCGCAACCAGATATCAATCCTGACCAACCAGGCGCTGGCCGGTTGGTGTGGCGGGCGCATGTGGCACAGGCAGAAAACAGGGCTAGGGTGCAGCGCTGGCTGGAGGATTTGCTGAACGCCATCCAGCGCAAGGCGCAGGGCCAGCCTCCAGTCGTGACGTGGCGCCATCAGCAGGCGCAGGAGCTGAAGCAAGATAAAGAATTGGTTCAAGACCCGATTCAACGTTTGCAGCCGGGCAGTCAACCAGATGACAAGCCCACCGTGTATGTGTCGTATGGCTGGGGTGAGGAGAATACTGCATTGTTGGCGCAATTAGAGGCCGAGTTTACCGGGCGCGGCTGTCAGCTGATTTACGACAAGAAAAAAACTCGCACGGGTGATTGGATTTCCACATTCATGCGTGAGATTGGCCAAAGCCGTCATGTGTTGGTGGTGCTGGACGACAAGTATTTGCACTCGCCGTATTGCATGCGTGAATTGCTGTATTTGTATCAGTCCAGTTTGGGCGATAAAGCTGAGTTCTGCCGACGCATTGTGCCATGTCGGCCGGAGTCATTGCTGCTGAGCCCGGTGAAGCATCGTTTGCCGTATCTGCGCCACTGGAAAGCAGAAGCTAAATTGTAG
- a CDS encoding IS3 family transposase (programmed frameshift) codes for MPQTRRHFAPEFKLEVAKKIVQQQCSITQLCHELNLGETAVRRWVAQYKAELNGQSGIGLPLTPDQQRIRQLEAELRIAKEDNEILKKAFGLVRPRLSMMLPIVSQLDRAHSKSTLCRVLGVSRSGLHHARQRGDRPVCDLRTETLFKAVFAENQQTYGSRRMRSELAKRGLALGRYKVRKLLNAFNLKTCWKRKFVHTTDSKHTLPVAENLLNRKFNPKALNQAWASDITYIRTRSGWLYLAVVMDLCSRRVIGWAMEPHMRAELVCRALIMAQGQRNPAAGVLLHSDRGSQYASAEYQALLKKHKMVCSMSRKGNCWDNAPMERFFLNLKMERAWRKDYANHEEARRDVADYLMKFYNQKRLHSALGEMSPAEFERQCQLKPAPVQA; via the exons ATGCCACAAACCCGTCGCCACTTTGCCCCCGAGTTCAAACTCGAAGTCGCCAAAAAAATCGTTCAGCAGCAATGCAGCATCACCCAGCTCTGTCATGAACTGAACCTTGGCGAAACCGCCGTCCGCCGTTGGGTCGCCCAATACAAAGCCGAACTCAACGGCCAGTCAGGCATCGGTCTGCCTCTGACCCCAGACCAGCAACGCATCCGGCAACTCGAAGCCGAACTGCGCATTGCCAAAGAGGATAACGAAATCCTAAAAAAAGCCT TCGGCCTTGTTCGCCCGCGCTTATCGATGATGTTGCCCATCGTTAGCCAACTGGACAGGGCGCACAGCAAAAGCACACTCTGCCGCGTGCTGGGCGTGAGCCGCTCCGGCCTGCATCACGCTCGCCAGCGCGGTGATCGCCCGGTGTGTGATCTGCGCACCGAAACCCTGTTCAAGGCCGTCTTTGCCGAGAACCAGCAAACCTATGGCAGTCGTAGAATGCGCAGCGAGCTGGCCAAACGTGGCTTGGCGCTTGGACGCTACAAAGTGCGTAAGTTGTTGAACGCATTTAACTTGAAAACCTGCTGGAAGCGAAAGTTTGTTCACACCACGGACAGCAAACACACGCTGCCGGTGGCGGAAAACCTGCTGAACCGCAAGTTTAACCCCAAGGCCTTGAACCAGGCCTGGGCTTCAGACATCACCTATATTCGCACGCGCAGCGGCTGGCTCTACCTGGCCGTGGTGATGGATCTGTGCTCACGCCGGGTGATTGGCTGGGCCATGGAGCCACACATGCGGGCGGAACTGGTCTGCCGGGCATTGATCATGGCACAAGGGCAGAGAAACCCCGCTGCAGGTGTGCTGCTGCACTCAGACAGAGGCAGCCAATACGCCAGTGCGGAATACCAGGCGCTGCTGAAGAAACACAAGATGGTGTGCAGCATGAGCCGGAAAGGAAACTGCTGGGACAACGCCCCGATGGAGCGCTTCTTCCTGAATTTGAAGATGGAGCGGGCATGGCGTAAAGATTACGCCAACCATGAAGAAGCGCGCCGGGATGTGGCGGATTACCTGATGAAGTTTTACAACCAGAAGCGTTTGCACTCGGCGCTGGGTGAGATGAGCCCGGCAGAGTTTGAAAGACAATGCCAGCTCAAACCTGCGCCTGTGCAGGCTTGA